DNA from Streptomyces sp. NBC_01260:
GAACGAGGACCGGTAGAGCTGGAGCGCCAGCACGTTCGCGTCGTCCTGCGAGGAGCCCGGCGCGATGATGAAGACCAGGTCGAAGACCTTCAGGACGTTGATCATCAGCGTCACCAGCACCACCGCGAGGACCGGGGCGAGCATCGGCACCGTGATCCGGCGGAACACCTGCCACTCGTTGGCCCCGTCCACCCGGGCCGCTTCGAGGAGTTCGCGCGGCAGGCCCGCCAGGCCGGCCGCGATCAGCACCATGGCGAAGCCCGCCCACATCCAGACGTAGCTGCCGATGATGCCGGGCGTCACCAGGGTCGGCCCGAGCCAGTCGACCCCGTTGTACGGCTCCTTGAAGTTGGAGGCCGGCAGCCGGAGTTCGGCGCCGTCCGCCGCGGCGGGCAGCGTGAACGTGCCGTCGGCGCCGGCGGTGGCCGAGGCGACCACCGCGCCGTCCTTGACGGCCTCGACCTTGATGCCCTTGAGCCCGAGCTCCTTGGGGTCGATGACGTTGGGCTTCCCGCCGCCGCCCTTGGTGAAGTCCAGCCAGGCGGTGCCGGTGATCTTCCCGCCGGTCACCGCCGCGGGGGCCCGTGCGGGCTTCGCGTCGCCGGGCATCTTCGCGGGCGCCACCCCGACCAGGGGCAGTTGGACCGGCTCCCCGGCCCGGACCGGCACCTTGGTCACGAAGGACCCGCCGCCGGCCGCCTTCAGCGGGTGGACGGGCAGCGGATGCGCCTTGGGGAACCCGGTCGATTCGGCGAACGTGTCGTGCACGCCCACCCATACGGCGTTGGCGACCCCGCGCTCCGGTGCCTGGTCGTACACCAGCCGGAAGATGATGCCCGCGGCGAGCATCGAGATCGCCATCGGCATGAAGACGATCAGCTTGAACGCCGTTCCCCAGCGAATGCGTTCGGTCAGCACCGCGAAGATCAGGCCGAGGACGGTGGAGACGGTCGGTGCGAGGACGACCCAGATCGCGTTGTTCTTGACCGCGGTACGGATGGTGTCGTCGGTGAACAGTGCCTTGTAGTTGTCGAGTCCGGCGAAACCGGTCCCCGCCTGGTCGAAGAAGGACCGGTAGACGGAGTACACGATCGGATACACCACGAGCGCGCCGAGCAGCACCAGCGCGGGCAGCAGGAAGAGCGCCGCGATGGCCCTGCGGGTGCCGGTGACGCTCTTGCGGCTGGGCACCTCACGGGCGGGCGGCTGCCCGGAGCCGGGCTGCCTGGGGGCGGGTACCGAGGTCCCGCCGCGGGGTCGGGTGTCGGCGGGGGGCGCCTCGTCGGCGCCCCCCGCTGCGGCTGTCGTCATCCCGTCAGCTCTTGTACGCCTTGGCCGCGTCGGACTCCAGTTTCGCCTGGGTCCCCGCGATGTCCTTCGGGTTCTTCAGGAAGTCCTGCAGCCTCTTCCACTCACCCTTGCCGGGCGTACCGCCGAACGACTGCGGGGCCTGGTCGGACATGTCGAACCGGACGGCGTCACCGGCCGCGACCAGTGCCTTCGCCATCGTGCGCTGCACCTCGTTGGGGTACGCGGCAGCGTCCAGCGACTTGTTGGGCGAGATGAACCCGCCCTGCTCGGCCCAGATCTTCGCGGCGTCGGTGGAGGCCAGCCAGGTCAGCAGCGCCTGGGCGCCCTTGCTGTCCTTCAGCGCGACCGCCGCGTCGCCGCCGGTCACCACGGGCGACTCGGCGCCGACCGCGGGGAACGGGAACACCTTGGCGTCCGTACCGATCTTGGCCTTGGTCTGGGCGATGTTGACGCCGACGAAGTCGCCCTCGAAGACCATCGCGCCCTTGGGCTGGTCACCGCCGGTGAAGGTCTGGGTGACCGAGGCCGGGAACTCCGTCTGGAGCGCGCCGTCGGCGCCGCCCGCGATCAGGGCGGGCTTCCCGAAGAGCTGCGCGAGCGTGGTCAGCGCGTCCTTGACGGACGGGTCCGTCCACTTGATCTTGTGCTGGGCCAGCTGGTCGTACTTC
Protein-coding regions in this window:
- a CDS encoding carbohydrate ABC transporter permease, whose protein sequence is MTTAAAGGADEAPPADTRPRGGTSVPAPRQPGSGQPPAREVPSRKSVTGTRRAIAALFLLPALVLLGALVVYPIVYSVYRSFFDQAGTGFAGLDNYKALFTDDTIRTAVKNNAIWVVLAPTVSTVLGLIFAVLTERIRWGTAFKLIVFMPMAISMLAAGIIFRLVYDQAPERGVANAVWVGVHDTFAESTGFPKAHPLPVHPLKAAGGGSFVTKVPVRAGEPVQLPLVGVAPAKMPGDAKPARAPAAVTGGKITGTAWLDFTKGGGGKPNVIDPKELGLKGIKVEAVKDGAVVASATAGADGTFTLPAAADGAELRLPASNFKEPYNGVDWLGPTLVTPGIIGSYVWMWAGFAMVLIAAGLAGLPRELLEAARVDGANEWQVFRRITVPMLAPVLAVVLVTLMINVLKVFDLVFIIAPGSSQDDANVLALQLYRSSFGTDADLGIGSAIAVLLLLLVVPVMLFNIRRIRKEGRR